Proteins from one Salaquimonas pukyongi genomic window:
- a CDS encoding LysR family transcriptional regulator yields MNLRGFDLNLLLVLDALLRDNSTTLAAHRIGLSQPAVSAALRRLRTRLNDPLFVRQGQRLQPTDYARSLEVPLREVLDHLEGLLAGPQAFEPAVATDALKLSGSDFFTEMLMPQLAERLAVEAPGIRVQMVDLVPDNYVGTLQSYEVDMAMIPKADHPEWVDWQPLFNSSFAVIAARSHARIRGAEVEPGDTLPMDLLCDMGHVLFSPQGNLSGMGDAAPAKVGRKRRVVMSMPSFYGVGRAVAESQYIALMPRQLAHRLAPALGLEVFEPPMPIQLPTICLFWHKRSTHAPAHRWLREQVAEIMAPLNEGEPPLPAK; encoded by the coding sequence ATGAATTTACGCGGTTTCGACCTCAACCTTCTGCTGGTGCTGGATGCGCTTCTGCGTGACAATTCCACTACCTTGGCTGCTCACCGCATCGGGCTTTCCCAGCCGGCTGTTTCCGCAGCTCTCAGGCGGTTGCGCACCCGGCTCAATGACCCGCTCTTCGTTCGCCAGGGACAGCGGTTACAGCCGACCGACTACGCGCGGAGCCTTGAGGTTCCTCTGCGGGAGGTGCTGGATCATCTTGAAGGCTTGTTGGCTGGCCCGCAAGCATTCGAACCAGCCGTGGCAACCGATGCGTTAAAACTGTCGGGCTCGGATTTTTTCACCGAGATGCTGATGCCCCAGCTGGCCGAAAGGCTGGCGGTGGAAGCGCCCGGCATTCGGGTCCAGATGGTCGATCTGGTCCCTGACAACTATGTCGGCACGCTACAGAGTTACGAAGTGGACATGGCGATGATCCCGAAGGCTGATCATCCCGAATGGGTGGATTGGCAGCCCCTGTTCAATTCAAGCTTTGCCGTGATCGCCGCCCGCAGTCATGCCCGGATCCGTGGCGCGGAGGTTGAGCCGGGCGACACACTGCCGATGGATCTGCTATGCGACATGGGCCACGTTCTCTTTTCTCCCCAGGGCAATCTGTCGGGTATGGGAGATGCGGCACCTGCCAAGGTGGGGCGGAAGCGGCGCGTGGTCATGTCCATGCCAAGTTTTTACGGGGTTGGCCGCGCAGTGGCCGAAAGCCAGTACATTGCGCTCATGCCGCGGCAATTGGCTCATCGCCTCGCGCCTGCATTGGGGCTGGAAGTCTTCGAACCACCAATGCCGATCCAACTGCCCACCATCTGCCTTTTCTGGCACAAGCGCTCGACCCATGCGCCGGCCCATCGCTGGTTGCGCGAACAGGTCGCTGAAATCATGGCCCCGCTGAATGAGGGTGAACCGCCCCTGCCAGCCAAATAA